A section of the bacterium genome encodes:
- a CDS encoding YggS family pyridoxal phosphate-dependent enzyme, giving the protein MSSNFKAVMSTADLKYKLNQIKSDIFTLNEKARLVCVCKKFPANVYETLMECGQKDLAENYVQEAIEKRRLLAQEKQSQVNWHYIGKIQSNKIKDICQYFSVIHSLDQIKHAKKMNQVLTELNKELNVLVHVNLALEEQKSGIKKESLSQFLIDLQPFNKLHCIGLMTFPPYQENPQHNRVYFKALRELLENNRRFVRDEEKFIHLSMGVSSDYKVALSEGATMIRLGRSVLGDREKLG; this is encoded by the coding sequence ATGTCCTCAAATTTTAAAGCAGTGATGAGTACAGCAGACCTTAAATATAAACTAAATCAAATAAAAAGTGACATTTTTACATTGAATGAAAAAGCACGTTTGGTGTGTGTATGTAAAAAATTCCCTGCCAATGTTTATGAAACACTTATGGAATGCGGTCAGAAGGACCTTGCTGAAAACTATGTTCAAGAAGCCATTGAAAAAAGACGCTTGCTGGCTCAAGAGAAACAAAGCCAAGTAAATTGGCATTACATAGGAAAAATTCAAAGCAATAAAATTAAAGACATTTGTCAGTATTTTTCAGTTATTCATAGTTTGGATCAGATTAAGCATGCAAAAAAAATGAATCAAGTTTTAACAGAGCTCAACAAAGAACTAAATGTATTGGTGCATGTTAACTTGGCGCTTGAAGAGCAAAAAAGTGGAATCAAAAAAGAAAGTTTGTCTCAGTTTTTAATTGATTTACAACCGTTTAATAAGCTGCATTGTATTGGTTTGATGACTTTTCCACCCTATCAAGAGAATCCTCAACACAATAGAGTGTACTTTAAAGCATTAAGAGAATTGTTAGAAAACAATAGAAGATTTGTAAGAGATGAAGAAAAATTTATTCATTTGAGTATGGGGGTATCCAGTGATTATAAGGTTGCTCTTTCTGAAGGGGCAACCATGATCCGGTTGGGACGAAGTGTTTTGGGAGACAGAGAAAAGCTTGGATAA
- a CDS encoding DivIVA domain-containing protein, protein MKLAPLDLLHKKFNKKTFGFDPKEVADFLKDIQTSWEEDRAALIKKEEELAQLERLVSDYREKEVALKQAVVSAQKVSEEMKRSGEREAQMIKEEANVQAERLLNQAHNQLNHVMQRINALKQQKADFLGHLRGLIQTHDNLLKMHENNDK, encoded by the coding sequence ATGAAATTAGCACCTTTAGACCTTTTGCATAAAAAATTTAATAAAAAAACCTTTGGTTTTGATCCTAAGGAAGTTGCAGATTTTCTTAAAGATATACAAACTTCATGGGAAGAGGATAGAGCAGCTTTAATAAAAAAAGAAGAAGAGCTTGCTCAACTAGAGCGGCTGGTTTCTGATTATAGAGAAAAAGAAGTTGCATTAAAGCAAGCCGTGGTCTCTGCACAAAAAGTATCTGAAGAAATGAAGCGATCGGGTGAAAGAGAAGCCCAAATGATCAAAGAAGAAGCCAATGTTCAGGCTGAAAGATTGCTTAATCAAGCACATAACCAACTCAATCATGTCATGCAAAGAATCAACGCCTTAAAACAGCAAAAAGCAGATTTTTTGGGTCACCTTAGAGGTCTGATTCAAACTCATGATAATTTACTAAAGATGCATGAAAACAACGACAAATAA
- the folD gene encoding bifunctional methylenetetrahydrofolate dehydrogenase/methenyltetrahydrofolate cyclohydrolase FolD: MLSKKLKEELTQDVSHFIENHGRAPGLATILVGHDSASAVYIKNKRLSCEKTGITSYHQQFADDIDQQKLIDHINQLNNDPKVDGILLQLPLPIHLNTQKLLNTIDPCKDVDGFHPYNLGKLLKSETAFIPCTPLGILRLLQHYAIELSGKHCVILGRSNIVGKPLAMLLLNNNATVTVCHSKTDNIESYVQQADIVIAAVGKAKLVKEDWIKPGAVVIDVGINRQNDGSLCGDVDYEQTADKASWITPVPGGVGPLTIAMLLQNTVLAAKQQEKIKDRG; encoded by the coding sequence ATGTTAAGTAAAAAGCTTAAAGAAGAGCTTACGCAAGATGTATCCCATTTTATTGAAAATCACGGCAGAGCACCTGGCTTGGCAACCATTTTGGTTGGGCATGATTCAGCTTCTGCAGTTTACATTAAAAATAAACGCTTATCTTGTGAAAAAACAGGTATTACTTCTTATCATCAACAGTTTGCTGACGATATTGATCAACAAAAGCTAATTGATCATATTAATCAGTTGAACAATGATCCTAAAGTGGATGGTATTCTTCTGCAGTTACCCTTGCCCATCCATTTAAATACACAAAAGCTTTTAAATACAATTGATCCTTGTAAAGATGTAGATGGTTTTCATCCGTACAATTTAGGTAAATTACTTAAATCAGAAACAGCATTCATTCCTTGTACGCCGCTAGGCATTTTAAGGCTATTACAACATTATGCTATTGAGCTTTCAGGCAAGCACTGTGTAATTTTAGGTAGAAGTAATATTGTGGGAAAACCTCTGGCAATGTTATTGTTAAATAACAATGCAACAGTAACGGTTTGCCATTCTAAAACTGACAACATTGAGAGCTATGTTCAGCAAGCGGATATTGTCATTGCAGCCGTGGGTAAAGCCAAACTGGTTAAAGAAGATTGGATAAAACCTGGTGCAGTTGTGATTGATGTGGGAATCAATAGACAAAATGATGGATCTCTATGTGGAGATGTTGACTATGAACAAACTGCTGATAAAGCCTCTTGGATCACACCGGTTCCAGGAGGGGTAGGGCCTCTAACCATTGCCATGCTTTTACAAAATACAGTTTTAGCTGCCAAACAGCAGGAAAAAATAAAAGATAGAGGATAA
- the gcvT gene encoding glycine cleavage system aminomethyltransferase GcvT codes for MSQLLRTPVYNLHIQAKAKMVNFGGWEMPIQYSTGIIKEYEAVRNDMGLFDVSHMGEIEISGKDALAFCQKVCSNNVAKLKPGKIQYAAIIDHQAKMIDDCTLYCLSADKFLFVVNASHIQEVYDWFEENKASEEVEINNKSDDYALFALQGPKSDAFLSELVKRNLSETVRYYEFNVAQINDVACLISRTGYTGEDGFEIYFDSKDAAKLWAYFIEQGEPLGLKPIGLGARDLLRLEMGYLLSGQDFNKNTHVLEAGLSWVTKLDKGSFIGKDAVANLKEQGVKQRVRAFKLLGKGVPREGYTIWLDEDKTQKLGQVTSGSFSPQLKQGIGLAMLSTEPKLGSKLFVELRKDKLVMGEVCKPPFVKSSVKKN; via the coding sequence ATGAGTCAGTTATTAAGAACACCCGTGTACAATTTGCATATCCAAGCCAAGGCTAAAATGGTTAATTTTGGTGGTTGGGAGATGCCCATACAGTATTCAACAGGTATTATTAAAGAGTATGAAGCCGTCAGAAATGATATGGGGCTTTTTGATGTTAGCCATATGGGCGAAATCGAAATATCTGGCAAAGATGCATTGGCTTTTTGTCAAAAAGTATGCAGTAATAATGTCGCTAAGCTCAAACCCGGTAAAATTCAGTATGCAGCCATTATTGATCATCAAGCAAAAATGATTGATGATTGCACGCTTTATTGTTTGTCAGCAGACAAGTTTTTATTTGTGGTCAATGCAAGCCATATCCAAGAAGTTTATGACTGGTTTGAAGAGAATAAAGCCAGTGAAGAAGTAGAGATTAACAATAAAAGTGATGACTATGCTTTGTTTGCTTTACAGGGCCCCAAATCAGACGCTTTTTTAAGTGAGCTTGTAAAACGTAATTTAAGTGAAACAGTTCGCTATTATGAGTTTAATGTTGCTCAAATTAATGATGTTGCTTGTTTAATTTCCAGAACAGGCTACACAGGTGAAGACGGTTTTGAAATTTATTTTGACAGTAAAGACGCCGCTAAACTATGGGCATATTTTATTGAGCAAGGAGAGCCTTTAGGTTTAAAGCCAATTGGTCTAGGTGCAAGAGATTTATTGCGCTTGGAGATGGGCTACCTGTTAAGTGGCCAAGATTTTAATAAAAACACTCACGTGCTGGAGGCTGGTCTGAGTTGGGTCACCAAGCTAGACAAAGGCTCATTCATAGGAAAAGATGCCGTTGCAAACTTGAAAGAACAAGGCGTTAAACAACGTGTACGGGCCTTTAAGTTGCTAGGCAAGGGAGTCCCTCGTGAAGGGTATACGATCTGGCTGGATGAAGACAAAACTCAAAAATTAGGTCAAGTAACCAGTGGATCATTCTCGCCACAGTTAAAACAAGGTATTGGTTTAGCTATGCTTAGTACAGAACCAAAATTAGGTTCAAAGCTGTTTGTTGAGCTTCGTAAGGATAAATTGGTTATGGGAGAAGTATGCAAACCTCCTTTTGTAAAATCTTCTGTAAAGAAAAACTAA
- the gcvH gene encoding glycine cleavage system protein GcvH produces MDFPEDLYYTKEHEWVKLLESESAVLIGITEYAQEKLGDIVHVDLPDEEDEVHMNEPFGSIESVKAVSDVYAPVSGHVVENNSALLDSPEAVNDDPYEDGWLVKVEVESMDFAQELMDAEEYAEFIENEED; encoded by the coding sequence ATGGATTTTCCTGAAGATCTTTATTATACCAAAGAACATGAGTGGGTAAAGCTGCTTGAAAGTGAAAGTGCAGTATTAATTGGGATTACTGAATATGCTCAAGAAAAATTAGGAGATATTGTTCATGTTGATTTACCTGATGAAGAAGATGAAGTGCACATGAATGAGCCTTTTGGCAGTATTGAGTCAGTTAAAGCCGTATCAGATGTTTACGCGCCAGTTTCAGGCCATGTTGTAGAAAACAACAGTGCTTTATTAGACTCTCCTGAAGCAGTTAATGATGATCCCTATGAAGATGGCTGGCTTGTAAAAGTTGAAGTTGAAAGTATGGATTTTGCTCAAGAGTTGATGGATGCTGAAGAATACGCTGAGTTTATTGAAAACGAAGAAGATTAA
- the gcvPA gene encoding aminomethyl-transferring glycine dehydrogenase subunit GcvPA, with the protein MMRYFSLTEHDKKQMLDTLGKSSLEQLFLSLPEEVFHQGQLNLPSAKEEYELQSYFEAMSHKNYSAQKSFKSYLGAGAYEHFIPYVVDALSSRGEFTTAYTPYQAEISQGTLQAIFEFQSMVANLLGVGVANASMYDGASALAEAVLMALRIQKKRSKVLISQGVHPEYIKTIQSYIDPNQCEIHYLPLNQEGYPQLPELDDSIACVVTGYPNFYGVIEPIDQIAEQCKQHNILTIACFTEALAFGLLKAPGELGADIVVGEGQSLGNPLSFGGPYVGLMGADDKYVRQLPGRLAGQTVDAQGTPGYVLTLSTREQHIRRQKATSNICTNHSLCALRAAIYMGTLGQKGIESIALNNHEKAEYLKNELTQLKGLELLYQGPSFNEFAIKLNSISLKQWQEAFENNNIASGVDLARFDHRNKNCLLINCTETKTDDDLKHYIKVAKEVLK; encoded by the coding sequence ATGATGCGATACTTTTCCCTAACTGAGCATGACAAAAAACAAATGTTAGATACATTAGGGAAAAGTAGTCTTGAACAGCTGTTTTTAAGTTTACCTGAAGAAGTATTTCATCAAGGCCAATTAAATTTACCCAGTGCAAAAGAAGAGTATGAGTTGCAGTCTTATTTTGAAGCAATGTCGCATAAAAATTACTCTGCACAAAAAAGCTTTAAAAGTTACCTAGGTGCAGGAGCTTATGAACACTTTATCCCTTATGTGGTGGATGCCTTAAGCTCTAGAGGTGAGTTTACAACGGCTTATACCCCATACCAAGCTGAAATAAGTCAAGGAACCTTGCAAGCTATTTTTGAGTTTCAATCCATGGTGGCCAATTTATTAGGTGTTGGTGTGGCCAATGCGTCGATGTATGACGGCGCATCAGCTCTAGCAGAAGCTGTATTGATGGCTTTGAGAATTCAAAAGAAGCGCAGTAAAGTTTTAATTTCTCAAGGTGTTCATCCAGAGTACATTAAAACTATTCAAAGTTATATTGACCCAAATCAATGTGAGATTCATTATTTACCCTTGAATCAAGAAGGTTACCCCCAACTCCCTGAATTGGATGACTCTATTGCTTGTGTGGTCACAGGGTATCCTAATTTTTATGGGGTAATAGAACCGATTGATCAAATAGCAGAACAATGTAAACAGCATAATATTTTAACCATTGCATGTTTTACGGAAGCCTTGGCTTTTGGCTTGCTTAAAGCCCCAGGTGAGTTGGGTGCTGACATTGTTGTTGGTGAAGGTCAAAGTTTAGGTAACCCATTAAGTTTTGGTGGCCCTTATGTAGGGTTAATGGGCGCTGATGATAAATATGTAAGACAGCTTCCCGGACGTTTGGCTGGACAAACAGTAGATGCACAAGGAACACCAGGTTATGTTTTAACACTGTCTACCCGTGAACAACATATCAGAAGGCAAAAAGCAACTTCTAATATCTGCACAAACCATTCACTCTGCGCACTTAGAGCTGCAATCTATATGGGAACATTGGGGCAAAAAGGTATAGAAAGTATAGCGCTTAATAATCATGAAAAAGCAGAATATTTAAAAAATGAACTCACCCAGTTAAAAGGTTTAGAACTGTTATACCAGGGGCCAAGCTTTAATGAGTTTGCTATAAAGCTTAACTCTATTTCACTAAAGCAGTGGCAGGAAGCTTTTGAAAATAATAACATTGCTAGCGGGGTAGATTTAGCAAGGTTTGACCATAGAAATAAGAACTGTCTTTTGATTAACTGTACTGAAACAAAAACGGATGATGACTTAAAACATTATATTAAAGTGGCAAAAGAGGTGCTAAAATGA
- the gcvPB gene encoding aminomethyl-transferring glycine dehydrogenase subunit GcvPB encodes MSENTHNEPYKVQEEQRSYKYIPTLLEKSIVHDTSLENKKVQSKNVTSIPEQYIRSSIEDFPNVSEFEIVRHYTNLSKLNFSIDEGFYPLGSCTMKYNPKINDWAANLPGFRDIHPYAAEKTVQGALELMYLLQESLTHISGLKACSLHPAAGAQGELVGVKMIAKYHQQNNQTHKDTVLVPDSAHGTNPASAALCGLKVREIKTGTKGYIEYAQVEEAMGDDVAAIMTTVPNTLGIFEKDIVKISKLMHDNGALVYGDGANLNALVGKASFGAMGVDVMHINLHKTFSTPHGGGGPGAGPVVVSDRLKDYLPSPFVNKNDQGEYHLDYSTPYSVGQYRAFYGNFGMLVRALCYIYAFGHEHLAKISEYSVLNANYIRKALEPYFHLPYETDTLHEVVFSDQKQRKKYDVNTMDIAKRLMDYGYHPPTVYFPLIVEGALMMEPTESESKRTLDRYIETMIKIAQECENEAQTVKSAPHKTGIKRLNETQAARKPVLTWSKKD; translated from the coding sequence ATGAGCGAAAATACACACAATGAGCCATATAAAGTCCAAGAAGAACAGCGGTCTTACAAGTATATTCCAACTCTGCTTGAAAAGTCCATTGTTCACGATACCTCTTTGGAAAACAAAAAGGTACAATCTAAAAATGTAACATCAATTCCTGAGCAATACATAAGATCAAGTATTGAAGATTTCCCAAATGTATCTGAATTTGAAATCGTGCGCCATTATACGAATTTATCAAAGTTAAACTTTTCTATTGATGAAGGCTTTTATCCTTTGGGCTCTTGCACGATGAAATACAATCCCAAAATCAATGATTGGGCGGCCAACTTGCCAGGCTTTAGAGATATTCATCCTTATGCAGCAGAAAAAACTGTTCAAGGCGCCTTGGAGTTGATGTATCTTTTGCAAGAAAGTTTAACTCACATATCAGGTTTAAAAGCCTGTAGTTTACATCCAGCAGCCGGTGCACAAGGTGAATTGGTGGGTGTCAAGATGATTGCAAAATATCATCAGCAGAATAATCAAACACATAAAGATACAGTTTTGGTTCCAGACTCAGCACATGGTACCAATCCTGCCAGTGCAGCATTATGTGGCTTAAAAGTAAGAGAAATAAAAACTGGGACCAAAGGTTACATTGAGTATGCCCAGGTTGAAGAAGCCATGGGTGATGATGTTGCGGCTATAATGACAACGGTTCCTAACACCTTAGGGATTTTTGAAAAAGATATCGTAAAAATTTCAAAACTCATGCATGATAATGGAGCTTTGGTTTATGGCGATGGTGCTAACCTAAATGCTCTTGTTGGCAAAGCAAGTTTTGGTGCTATGGGGGTTGATGTCATGCACATCAATCTGCATAAAACATTTTCAACACCACATGGAGGAGGAGGGCCTGGAGCAGGTCCAGTGGTGGTGTCTGATCGTTTAAAGGATTATTTGCCTTCGCCTTTTGTCAATAAGAATGATCAAGGAGAGTATCATTTAGATTATTCAACTCCATATTCAGTTGGTCAATACAGAGCATTTTACGGTAATTTTGGTATGTTGGTTAGAGCACTGTGTTATATCTATGCTTTTGGTCATGAACATTTGGCTAAAATTAGTGAGTACTCGGTACTGAATGCTAACTATATTCGTAAAGCTTTAGAACCCTATTTTCATTTGCCTTATGAAACAGACACTTTGCATGAAGTTGTATTTTCAGACCAAAAGCAAAGAAAAAAATATGATGTCAATACGATGGATATTGCCAAACGCTTAATGGACTACGGTTATCATCCCCCAACAGTATACTTCCCACTTATTGTTGAAGGTGCATTAATGATGGAGCCCACAGAAAGCGAATCAAAGCGAACACTGGATCGTTATATTGAAACTATGATTAAAATTGCGCAAGAGTGTGAAAATGAAGCCCAAACAGTAAAATCAGCCCCCCATAAAACGGGAATTAAACGTTTGAATGAAACTCAAGCCGCACGTAAACCAGTTTTAACCTGGTCTAAAAAAGACTAA
- a CDS encoding DUF4430 domain-containing protein codes for MFLKKLNLMAILFCLSLIGACSQTGVEVIEGSNPVLLDGIQVGLLIDPSTGSVMIDGVSIADDSNISTALDILLNSGVDVVTADFGQFGLGICSIAGVGQPENDCFGDSEGRYWAFFYKGLDDDVWSASQIGAGEYQVNDGDLIAFVWTASDMDFNPVVVPDNAWMIENFF; via the coding sequence ATGTTTCTAAAAAAATTAAACCTAATGGCTATTTTATTTTGCCTCAGTCTTATTGGCGCGTGTTCGCAAACAGGTGTTGAAGTTATTGAAGGCTCTAACCCTGTATTATTGGACGGAATACAGGTAGGATTGCTGATTGATCCAAGTACTGGATCAGTCATGATTGATGGTGTAAGTATTGCTGATGATTCTAATATATCGACTGCACTGGATATCCTTTTAAATAGTGGTGTAGATGTTGTGACAGCCGACTTTGGTCAATTTGGTTTGGGTATTTGCTCTATTGCGGGGGTGGGCCAACCAGAAAACGATTGTTTTGGAGATTCAGAGGGCAGGTACTGGGCATTTTTCTATAAAGGTCTTGATGATGATGTATGGAGTGCATCACAGATTGGTGCTGGAGAATACCAGGTGAATGATGGAGATTTAATTGCTTTTGTCTGGACTGCTTCTGATATGGATTTTAATCCAGTTGTAGTTCCTGATAATGCCTGGATGATTGAAAACTTTTTTTAG
- a CDS encoding biotin--[acetyl-CoA-carboxylase] ligase translates to MHDSSFQLCLSKFFYSSDLSPYPCFYLDQVSSTQDATKYLLQKGTSNKTTVFTHKQTQGRGRNHSQWQTLAGHHLFFSHTQSLKIPTQQVAKLSLLAGMILRNTLENVYAIKTKIKWPNDLYIDDKKLSGILCETFQVKQRQHYIIGIGINIKPNINKTVPDNLSPAFAQDYCKEAIHPWQLLGEIIHELDSSLNHLEDSFVQLHNTFKHHDYLFNKTISVLSGKDHYQGQAKGINDDGALLLKVDSNKIIPIYSGHIDL, encoded by the coding sequence ATGCATGATTCTAGCTTTCAACTTTGTTTATCAAAGTTTTTTTATAGCTCAGACCTATCCCCCTATCCATGCTTTTATTTGGATCAGGTCAGCTCTACTCAAGATGCTACCAAATATTTGCTCCAAAAAGGAACGTCGAACAAAACAACGGTTTTTACACACAAACAAACACAAGGAAGAGGCAGGAATCACTCACAGTGGCAAACCCTTGCCGGGCATCACCTTTTTTTTTCTCACACCCAGAGCTTAAAGATCCCTACTCAGCAAGTAGCAAAACTAAGTCTTTTAGCTGGTATGATCTTAAGAAACACTTTGGAGAACGTATACGCTATAAAGACCAAAATAAAGTGGCCCAATGACTTGTATATTGATGATAAAAAATTATCGGGTATCTTATGTGAAACATTTCAGGTGAAGCAAAGACAACACTATATTATTGGTATTGGTATTAACATAAAACCCAATATAAACAAAACTGTCCCGGATAATTTGTCGCCTGCTTTTGCACAAGATTATTGTAAAGAAGCTATTCACCCTTGGCAGCTTTTAGGAGAAATAATTCATGAACTTGATAGCAGCCTCAATCATTTAGAAGACAGTTTTGTACAACTGCATAACACATTTAAGCATCACGACTATTTATTCAATAAAACTATTTCTGTTTTATCTGGCAAAGATCATTACCAAGGTCAAGCAAAAGGTATCAATGATGACGGCGCACTCTTACTTAAAGTCGATTCTAATAAAATCATCCCCATATACTCTGGACACATTGACTTGTAA
- a CDS encoding valine--tRNA ligase: protein MGSSTRHSGKNDPRGNQQANQRLDTRYQPESFEQKLYQDSIDQNLFKANAKSDKEAYTIVIPPPNVTGVLHMGHALDNTLQDILIRYKRMDGYEALWLPGTDHAGIATQAVVERNLVAEGTTRQALGREAFVEKVWQWKENSGNKIINQLKRLGASCDWSRERFTLDEGLSHAVRKVFVDLYNEGLIYRSSYLVNWSPALQSAISDLEVNHEEVEGQLVYFKYPLSDYPSEHIVVATTRPETILGDTAIAVHPDDSRYTKIIGKTVKHPFIDRQIPIIADDYVDPKFGSGAVKITPAHDPNDYEMGKRHNLDNITILDKSGHIDCPESDFHTQERFTARKNIIQALKDKDLWIKTEPHKHSVGICDRSGAVVEPRISEQWFVKTKPLAKPAMEAVKNETVQFVPSQWTKTYEHWMENIQDWCISRQLWWGHQIPVWYCNDCSEKTVSIDDPSQCQHCQSKSIKQDPDVLDTWFSSGLWPFSTLGWPEKTDDLKKFFPTSVLVTGFDIIFFWVARMMMMSCKFMGEAPFHTIHIHALVKDEHGKKMSKSKGNVVDPLELMEKYGTDAFRFSLAAFAAQGRDILLSEKRIEGYRNFMTKLWNAARFTLSQLDQEKVYSIKELSNTAPQSIAQHWVINELKTLTIDVREALDQYRFNEAAQATYNFIWKNYCDWFLEVAKADLKEPDLQDSTQAILMRALETALRLLHPIAPFITDKIWQELPLTKGDVHHAIGWQSYPKDTDIKDNYVSHKVQDFKTTQNIIEAIRQFRAENQIPPSQNIAKIYIPEFETLIHQDNLQESSRYIHHLCNVEEIMSSPLPTEISQQAHSSIKITNTNSILSIPWQGLIDINKELERLQKNLEKAKREKVSVEQRLNNQAFVDKAPKEVLEKNKARLNEASQQIQQLEQELNRLRDA, encoded by the coding sequence ATGGGAAGTAGTACCAGACATAGCGGAAAAAATGATCCGCGAGGAAATCAGCAGGCTAACCAAAGATTAGATACACGCTATCAACCGGAGTCATTTGAGCAAAAACTTTATCAAGATTCTATAGATCAAAACCTATTTAAAGCCAATGCCAAGAGTGACAAAGAGGCTTATACTATTGTCATCCCCCCACCCAATGTAACGGGTGTACTGCATATGGGACATGCTTTAGACAATACTTTGCAAGACATACTTATTCGTTACAAGCGTATGGATGGCTATGAGGCCTTATGGTTACCCGGGACTGATCATGCCGGCATAGCCACTCAAGCTGTAGTGGAAAGAAATTTAGTTGCTGAGGGGACGACTAGACAAGCTTTAGGGCGTGAAGCTTTTGTTGAAAAGGTCTGGCAATGGAAAGAAAACTCTGGCAATAAAATCATCAATCAACTCAAACGTTTAGGAGCTTCCTGCGATTGGAGCAGAGAGCGGTTTACACTTGATGAAGGTTTAAGCCATGCAGTACGTAAAGTCTTTGTAGACTTATACAATGAAGGTCTTATTTATCGTTCTAGCTACCTTGTCAACTGGAGTCCAGCTTTGCAGTCTGCAATCTCTGACCTTGAAGTTAACCATGAAGAGGTAGAAGGACAGCTCGTCTATTTCAAATACCCGCTTTCTGATTATCCCTCTGAGCATATTGTTGTGGCAACAACTCGACCAGAAACAATATTAGGAGATACGGCTATTGCTGTTCATCCAGATGATTCTCGCTACACTAAAATAATTGGAAAAACGGTGAAGCACCCTTTTATTGATCGACAGATTCCTATTATTGCTGATGATTATGTTGACCCAAAGTTTGGATCAGGTGCTGTTAAGATAACGCCTGCCCATGACCCTAATGATTATGAAATGGGTAAACGTCACAATTTAGATAACATCACCATTTTAGATAAAAGTGGTCATATTGACTGTCCTGAGTCTGACTTTCATACTCAAGAACGCTTTACTGCTCGTAAAAACATTATTCAAGCTTTAAAAGATAAAGACTTATGGATTAAAACTGAGCCTCATAAACACAGTGTGGGTATATGTGATCGCTCTGGAGCCGTTGTTGAACCCAGAATTTCTGAACAATGGTTTGTCAAAACCAAACCTCTAGCAAAACCAGCTATGGAAGCCGTTAAGAATGAAACAGTTCAATTTGTTCCCAGTCAGTGGACCAAAACCTATGAACATTGGATGGAAAACATACAAGACTGGTGTATTTCTAGACAATTATGGTGGGGGCATCAAATCCCTGTTTGGTATTGTAACGACTGCTCAGAAAAAACAGTAAGCATTGACGACCCTAGCCAATGCCAACATTGTCAGTCAAAAAGTATAAAGCAAGACCCCGATGTTTTAGATACTTGGTTTTCTTCAGGACTATGGCCTTTTTCAACTCTAGGCTGGCCTGAAAAAACAGATGATTTAAAAAAGTTTTTTCCAACCTCTGTATTGGTCACGGGTTTTGATATTATTTTCTTTTGGGTTGCAAGGATGATGATGATGAGTTGTAAATTTATGGGGGAAGCCCCTTTTCATACAATTCATATTCATGCCTTGGTCAAAGACGAACATGGAAAGAAAATGTCTAAATCCAAAGGCAATGTTGTTGATCCTTTAGAGTTAATGGAAAAATACGGAACGGATGCCTTTAGATTTTCTCTTGCCGCTTTTGCAGCACAAGGAAGAGACATTCTTTTATCTGAAAAAAGGATAGAAGGTTACCGCAACTTCATGACTAAACTATGGAATGCAGCCCGTTTCACTTTATCTCAACTTGATCAAGAAAAAGTTTATTCAATTAAAGAATTAAGCAACACAGCTCCACAAAGTATTGCCCAACATTGGGTTATCAATGAGCTTAAAACTTTAACAATTGATGTTAGGGAAGCTTTGGATCAATATCGTTTTAATGAAGCCGCACAAGCGACCTACAACTTTATCTGGAAAAACTACTGTGACTGGTTTTTGGAGGTCGCCAAAGCTGACTTAAAAGAGCCAGACCTTCAAGACTCAACCCAGGCTATTTTAATGCGTGCCTTAGAAACAGCACTAAGACTATTGCACCCCATTGCACCATTTATTACTGATAAAATTTGGCAAGAACTGCCTTTGACTAAAGGTGACGTTCATCATGCCATTGGCTGGCAAAGCTATCCAAAAGACACTGATATCAAAGACAACTATGTTTCACATAAAGTACAAGATTTTAAAACCACTCAAAACATTATTGAAGCAATCCGCCAGTTTAGAGCGGAAAACCAAATTCCTCCCAGTCAAAATATAGCAAAAATTTACATCCCTGAATTTGAGACCTTAATTCATCAAGATAACCTTCAAGAGTCCTCTAGGTATATTCATCACTTATGCAATGTTGAAGAAATTATGAGCTCTCCTCTGCCCACTGAAATCAGTCAACAAGCACATTCTAGTATCAAAATAACCAACACCAACTCAATTTTGAGCATTCCATGGCAAGGGCTCATAGATATCAATAAAGAGCTAGAGCGCCTGCAAAAAAACCTAGAAAAAGCAAAAAGAGAAAAAGTATCAGTGGAGCAGCGTCTCAATAATCAGGCCTTTGTTGATAAAGCGCCAAAAGAAGTTTTAGAAAAAAACAAAGCTCGATTAAATGAGGCCTCTCAACAAATTCAACAATTGGAGCAAGAACTAAACCGGTTAAGAGATGCATGA